The genomic window ATTTTAAAGAACATAGCCATTGAACCCGAGGTTATAGACCTTATTGACGTTCTTAGAAAGATGGGAGCCAACATTGAGCTTGAAGGAAGGACGGCTATAATTGAAGGTTCTGAGGAGCTCAGGGGCTTTGAACACAGGGTAATACCGGACAGGATAGAAGCCGGAACACTTATGGTGGCTGCGGTCCTGACCGAAGGTGAAGTGGAGCTTTTAAATGTTATCCCAAAGCACCTGGAAGCTGTTATAGAGAAATTGGAGCGGGCGGGCGGTGAGGTTCAGCAGATTGGTGAGGATAGAATCAGGGTAAGAAGGAGGGAGGAATTGAAGCCCCTTGAAATAGTGACAGCAGAATATCCTGGCTTTCCCACGGATATGCAAGCCCAGTTTATGGCTATGCTGTCTGTGGCTAAAGGCAACTCTATGGTATATGAGAGTATATTTGAGAACAGATTCCAGCACGCTTACGAGCTCAGAAAGATGGGAGCAAGTATAGAGATTAGGGGAAAGTCAGCCTTCATAAAAGGTGTGAAAAGACTAAAGGGAACGGAGGTAATATCCACGGACCTTCGTGCTTCCGCTTCCCTCGTCCTGGCAGGTTTAATAGCTGAAGGGACAACCGTAATCAGAGACATCTACCATCTTGACCGAGGTTATGAAAAGCTTGAGGAAAAATTAAATAAGCTGGGAGCCTATGTGGAAAGGCTCCCGGCAACAGTTAGCTGACCTGAATCTTAGCCTCTTTGGATACCTTTACCTTAGGTACCCTGATCTCAAGCACCCCATCTTTGTATTCTGCCTTTGCCTCTTCGGTCTTCACCTCTGTAGGTAGGGGGATTACCCTCTCTATAACCCCGTAGTACCTCTCAACCCTGTGGATATTCTCGGTCTTTTCTTCCTTCTCTTCCTTCCTTTCTGCCTTCAGGTGAACTGTGTTCTCTTTAATGGTGACGTCTATGTCCTCCTTCTTTACACCTGGGAGTTCTGCCTTAATAACCACTTCGCTGTCAGTTTCATATACATCCACGGGCGGTATTAGCGCCTGCTCCTTCTCACTAACGGGAAACACGTCCTCTAAGAGCCTATCAAATTCCCTTCTTATCCTTTCAAGTTCCGCAAAGGGTGTCCATACAGCTAACCCTCTTCTCATAGCTTCCACCTCCTTTACATTAGTTTTCTTATATAATTTTAGTCCATTATTATCAAATTGTCAAGAAGAAATCTCCCCTACTAAAAAGCAAGGAGTGGAAGGTTTAGATCAGGTAAGTTCTTTTACTTCAACCCCTACAGCTCCCATATCAAGCATAAGCTGAATAGCTCTCTCACTGTCTCCAGGATTCACATCCACACCCTTTATACCGTCAAGCAGGAGAAAAGCCTCATAACCCAGATTTATAGCCCCCAGAACGGTGTTCTTCACGCAGTAGTCTGTCGCTACACCCCCTATGAAAACCCTTCTAATACCCCTTTCCCTGAGAAGACTATCCAGAGGGGTTCCCTGGAAACCCGAGTAAGCATCAAAATCGGGCGATGTCCCTTTTGATATGATGAATTTGTTATCAAGGGGCATCTTGA from Hydrogenivirga caldilitoris includes these protein-coding regions:
- the murA gene encoding UDP-N-acetylglucosamine 1-carboxyvinyltransferase is translated as MMNTTLYSSDTFLIEGGAHLKGQVKISGAKNACLPIIFSTILTKETCLIEDVPDLLDVKNACELLHILGAEGCKPTEGKILINASDVKSYETPEEIVRKMRASVLSMGPLLARFGKARVALPGGCSIGARPIDQHLKFFVSAGAQVSVRSGYVNLEIEKKKPTEFEFELITVTGTENALLYLSNVKGISILKNIAIEPEVIDLIDVLRKMGANIELEGRTAIIEGSEELRGFEHRVIPDRIEAGTLMVAAVLTEGEVELLNVIPKHLEAVIEKLERAGGEVQQIGEDRIRVRRREELKPLEIVTAEYPGFPTDMQAQFMAMLSVAKGNSMVYESIFENRFQHAYELRKMGASIEIRGKSAFIKGVKRLKGTEVISTDLRASASLVLAGLIAEGTTVIRDIYHLDRGYEKLEEKLNKLGAYVERLPATVS
- a CDS encoding Hsp20/alpha crystallin family protein, with product MRRGLAVWTPFAELERIRREFDRLLEDVFPVSEKEQALIPPVDVYETDSEVVIKAELPGVKKEDIDVTIKENTVHLKAERKEEKEEKTENIHRVERYYGVIERVIPLPTEVKTEEAKAEYKDGVLEIRVPKVKVSKEAKIQVS
- a CDS encoding nicotinamidase, coding for MKVKIGYRDALIVVDMQNDFMPWGALPVPEGDRIVPRLNEYIELFERKSLPVFFTRDWHPENHISFKGHGGVWPPHCVQNTEGAMFHKDLKMPLDNKFIISKGTSPDFDAYSGFQGTPLDSLLRERGIRRVFIGGVATDYCVKNTVLGAINLGYEAFLLLDGIKGVDVNPGDSERAIQLMLDMGAVGVEVKELT